In Miscanthus floridulus cultivar M001 chromosome 5, ASM1932011v1, whole genome shotgun sequence, one genomic interval encodes:
- the LOC136453205 gene encoding predicted GPI-anchored protein 58 — protein MGCCFSKKRKTRPEAGATAFPRRCEPEDRDPPSPEEETVKEVLSETPSAKPRAEPKPVGNVVIVPAADERGVEKAKKKQDSVDAAVSDLGSCVSLSLATDERSEAASESSAATSSVAGPERSPGRKPARRRPVSADLGPARRERDRAAAASSYGVRSRSARASASPPPPRHVPRDRSVRRSPSPAAKRPASEPRRAASPTAPVQVQGKPPVPARPSGRVSPRRAQEAATTPRPASPPSLPEDDAVVTAASEPSVPDGSAGGDVQGGRGGDDGKESLENPLVSLECFIFL, from the coding sequence ATGGGCTGCTGCTTCAGCAAGAAGCGCAAGACCCGTCCGGAGGCCGGAGCCACTGCCTTCCCGCGCCGGTGCGAGCCCGAGGACCGCGACCCGCCGTCGCCGGAGGAGGAGACGGTCAAGGAGGTGCTCTCGGAGACACCGAGCGCTAAGCCGAGGGCCGAGCCCAAGCCCGTCGGCAATGTCGTCATCGTCCCCGCCGCGGACGAGCGGGGAGTGGAGAAGGCAAAGAAGAAGCAGGACAGCGTCGACGCCGCGGTGAGCGACCTCGGCAGCTGCGTGTCGCTGTCGCTCGCCACCGACGAGCGGTCCGAGGCGGCGTCGGAGTCGTCGGCCGCGACCAGCTCGGTGGCCGGGCCGGAGCGGTCGCCGGGGAGAAAACCGGCCAGGAGGCGCCCGGTGTCCGCCGATCTGGGCCCAGCGCGGCGCGAGCGCGACCGGGCCGCCGCGGCCTCCTCCTACGGCGTCCGCTCCCGCAGCGCGCGGGCGTCGGCGTCCCCGCCACCGCCGCGGCACGTGCCACGGGACCGCTCCGTCCGGCGTTCGCCGTCGCCGGCGGCAAAGCGGCCGGCGTCCGAGCCCCGCCGCGCCGCCAGCCCAACTGCGCCCGTGCAGGTGCAGGGGAAGCCGCCTGTCCCGGCAAGGCCGTCCGGCCGCGTCTCGCCGCGGCGGGCACAGGAGGCAGCGACGACTCCTCGCCCCGCCTCCCCGCCCTCGCTGCCGGAAGACGACGCCGTCGTCACCGCGGCAAGTGAGCCCAGCGTCCCGGACGGCAGCGCCGGTGGCGATGTTCAAGGTggccgcggcggcgacgacgggaAAGAGTCGTTGGAGAACCCGCTTGTGTCATTGGAATGTTTCATCTTTCTGTAG